The Nostoc sp. 'Lobaria pulmonaria (5183) cyanobiont' genome window below encodes:
- a CDS encoding calcium-binding protein, producing MQGGAGNDTINGVSGNDRIDGGSGDDRIDAGFNKDTINGSSGNDTISGDFGNGGILTGVGGTDVLTGGSGNDVFDFNFVSESQPGLLQDAIADFVGNGILAGDRIDLSTIDANSIKEGNQAFTFIGSRAFFATSQIRY from the coding sequence ATTCAAGGTGGAGCTGGCAACGATACGATTAACGGCGTATCTGGCAACGATCGAATTGACGGCGGATCTGGTGACGATCGGATTGATGCCGGATTTAACAAGGATACGATTAACGGCAGTTCTGGCAACGATACGATTAGCGGTGATTTTGGTAACGGTGGTATCCTCACTGGTGTAGGTGGAACTGATGTTCTCACTGGAGGATCGGGTAACGATGTTTTCGATTTCAACTTCGTTTCAGAGAGTCAACCTGGTTTATTGCAGGATGCGATCGCTGATTTTGTTGGGAACGGTATCCTTGCAGGGGATCGAATCGATTTATCTACCATCGACGCCAACTCCATTAAAGAGGGCAACCAAGCCTTCACTTTTATCGGCAGTCGTGCATTCTTTGCAACCAGTCAAATCCGTTATTGA
- a CDS encoding calcium-binding protein — MATSISISSGSGSVSSSSSSHSSSSNNGQSDIINVSGGNSTLIGGSGNSLLNGGGGNDNLFGNAGNDTLNGGAGNDSLNGGTGKDILTAGSGNDTLIGGDGDDVLTGGTGKDILTGGSGNDIFKYNSTSESLLSSRDLITDFRGNGSLPGDRIDVSTIDANFTIGGNQAFTFIGSGQFSAPGQIRYSGGVLQGNTDGSLSANFEIRLIGSPQLVSSDLIL; from the coding sequence ATGGCAACTTCAATATCAATCTCCTCTGGTAGCGGCAGTGTTAGTAGCAGTTCTAGTAGTCATAGCAGTAGTAGCAATAATGGTCAGAGCGATATCATTAACGTTAGTGGTGGCAACAGTACCCTTATAGGTGGTAGTGGCAACAGTCTCCTTAACGGTGGTGGCGGCAACGATAACCTCTTTGGTAATGCTGGCAACGATACTCTTAACGGTGGTGCTGGCAATGATAGCCTGAATGGCGGTACTGGCAAAGATATTCTCACTGCAGGATCGGGTAATGATACTCTCATCGGCGGTGATGGGGATGATGTCCTGACTGGCGGTACTGGCAAAGACATTCTCACTGGAGGATCGGGTAATGATATTTTCAAGTACAACTCAACTTCTGAGAGTCTACTTTCGTCACGTGACTTAATCACTGACTTTCGTGGAAACGGTAGTTTGCCAGGCGATCGAATCGATGTATCTACTATCGATGCCAATTTCACTATTGGGGGCAACCAAGCTTTCACTTTCATTGGGAGTGGCCAATTCTCCGCACCGGGTCAAATCCGTTATTCTGGAGGTGTTCTGCAAGGTAACACTGATGGGAGTCTGTCGGCTAATTTTGAAATTCGGCTTATAGGATCACCACAATTAGTGTCAAGTGACCTCATCCTTTAA